The proteins below are encoded in one region of Pelagibacterium flavum:
- the flgA gene encoding flagellar basal body P-ring formation chaperone FlgA produces MIVSLLKRTGFAIAVCALAGAAQAEPMLRGDVTVNAAIVTVGDLFEDAGLIAETAVFRAPAPGTSGVLSLEDIAAAVKAAGIESFEPGGYDRIRVARVGIDVGQDLLSDLIADDLRARGILTADMEMDIALDAPLPAMIAADTDTPASLTILRYMPGSSSFSARFQVSGIDRPLDVSGQIQLMIAAPHLTRTLPQGTILGPNDIEMRMIPLAYAESTGLVAMEEIMGMALQRQTREGVMLKPSDIAAPEIISRNDSVTVVFQQGALTLTTTGKALNSASLSQPVSVLNTMTNKVLQGIATQNGTVTVYSGPQQLAGL; encoded by the coding sequence ATGATCGTTTCGCTTCTCAAACGCACAGGATTTGCAATCGCCGTTTGCGCGCTTGCCGGCGCGGCGCAGGCCGAGCCCATGCTGCGCGGCGACGTGACCGTCAACGCCGCCATCGTAACGGTGGGTGACCTGTTCGAGGACGCGGGCCTCATTGCCGAAACGGCAGTGTTCCGCGCGCCCGCTCCCGGCACCTCGGGCGTTCTCTCGCTCGAGGACATTGCCGCCGCGGTCAAGGCAGCCGGCATCGAAAGTTTCGAGCCAGGCGGCTACGATCGCATCCGTGTTGCCCGCGTCGGCATCGATGTCGGCCAGGACCTGCTTTCCGATTTGATTGCGGACGATCTGCGCGCACGGGGCATCCTGACCGCCGATATGGAAATGGACATCGCGCTCGATGCGCCGCTGCCGGCCATGATCGCCGCCGATACCGACACGCCCGCATCGCTGACCATCCTGCGCTATATGCCCGGCTCATCGAGCTTTTCGGCCCGCTTCCAGGTTTCTGGTATCGACCGCCCGCTCGACGTTTCCGGCCAGATTCAGCTCATGATCGCCGCACCCCATCTCACCCGCACCCTGCCGCAGGGCACCATTCTGGGTCCCAACGACATCGAAATGCGCATGATCCCCCTGGCCTACGCCGAATCCACCGGCCTGGTGGCAATGGAGGAGATCATGGGCATGGCGCTGCAGCGCCAGACACGCGAAGGCGTCATGCTCAAGCCCTCCGACATCGCCGCGCCCGAAATCATCTCGCGCAACGACTCGGTGACCGTCGTCTTCCAGCAAGGCGCCCTCACCCTCACCACAACGGGCAAGGCGCTCAACTCCGCCAGCCTGAGCCAGCCGGTTTCCGTGCTCAACACCATGACCAACAAGGTTCTGCAGGGCATCGCCACGCAGAACGGAACTGTCACAGTCTATTCAGGCCCCCAGCAACTCGCCGGGCTCTGA
- the flgG gene encoding flagellar basal-body rod protein FlgG, translated as MKALYIASTGMAAQERNVEVISNNIANMRTTGFKRQRAEFQDLLYQSYRRAGASTSEAGTQVPVGIEIGSGVRVSATARIMSQGNVAPTEKENDVAIRGEGYFIVNLPDGRTAYTRDGTFERDSAGMLVTVDGYEVEPGIIIPADATSVSISRDGIVEGFFNGGTEPVQLGQFQMARFVNKAGLESMGDNLFLETAASGEAQIGVPDADGMGSLLQGYLESANVNAVTEMADLISAQRAYEMNARVISGADQMLQATAQLR; from the coding sequence ATGAAAGCCCTCTACATCGCATCGACCGGCATGGCCGCCCAGGAGCGCAATGTCGAAGTCATCTCCAACAACATCGCCAACATGCGCACCACCGGCTTCAAGCGCCAGCGCGCCGAATTCCAGGATCTGCTCTACCAGTCCTATCGCCGGGCCGGCGCATCGACTTCGGAAGCTGGAACGCAGGTTCCGGTCGGCATCGAAATCGGCTCGGGCGTCCGCGTTTCGGCCACCGCCCGCATCATGAGCCAGGGCAATGTGGCGCCGACCGAAAAGGAAAACGACGTCGCCATCCGTGGCGAGGGCTATTTCATCGTCAACCTGCCCGACGGGCGCACCGCCTATACCCGCGACGGCACCTTCGAGCGCGATTCCGCGGGCATGCTGGTGACCGTGGACGGCTATGAGGTCGAGCCCGGCATCATCATTCCGGCCGATGCCACATCGGTCTCGATCAGCCGCGACGGGATTGTCGAAGGGTTCTTCAACGGCGGCACCGAACCCGTCCAGCTCGGCCAGTTCCAGATGGCACGCTTTGTCAACAAGGCGGGCCTGGAATCGATGGGCGACAATTTGTTTCTCGAAACCGCCGCATCGGGCGAAGCCCAGATCGGCGTGCCCGATGCCGACGGCATGGGCAGCCTGCTTCAGGGGTATCTCGAAAGCGCCAACGTGAACGCGGTGACCGAGATGGCCGATCTGATCTCGGCCCAGCGCGCCTACGAAATGAACGCCCGCGTGATTTCCGGCGCCGACCAGATGCTCCAGGCCACGGCCCAGCTTCGCTAG
- the flgF gene encoding flagellar basal-body rod protein FlgF: protein MIENAQLIGLSRQMALQRQMDVVANNLANINSTGFKAEAILFEEYVMPVASDRSFPSGSQQLSYVQDWATMHDLAAGSMTQTGNPLDVALSGEGFLSVAAPEGTRYSRNGALEIASDGTLVTQNGFPVLSDGGNPIVFGADETDIAITAEGEITSSAGNKGKLAIVEFENPQALTRTGDTMFAGGTPLPVSTTRVVQGALERSNVSGVGEMTEMIRVTRAYSSLADLMNKQDELRRSAIQRLGDTQA, encoded by the coding sequence ATGATCGAGAACGCGCAACTGATCGGACTGTCGCGCCAGATGGCGCTCCAGCGGCAGATGGATGTGGTGGCCAACAATCTGGCCAACATCAACTCGACCGGCTTCAAGGCCGAGGCGATCCTGTTCGAGGAATACGTGATGCCGGTCGCCTCCGACCGCAGCTTCCCGAGCGGCAGCCAGCAGCTTTCCTACGTCCAGGACTGGGCGACCATGCACGATCTGGCCGCAGGCAGCATGACCCAGACCGGCAACCCGCTCGACGTCGCGTTGTCCGGCGAGGGCTTCTTGAGCGTCGCGGCCCCCGAGGGCACGCGCTACAGCCGCAACGGCGCCCTCGAGATTGCGTCCGACGGCACGCTGGTCACCCAGAACGGCTTTCCGGTGCTTTCCGATGGCGGCAACCCCATCGTCTTTGGCGCCGACGAAACAGATATCGCCATTACCGCCGAGGGCGAGATCACCTCGAGCGCCGGCAACAAGGGCAAGCTCGCAATCGTCGAATTCGAGAACCCGCAGGCGCTGACCCGTACCGGCGACACGATGTTTGCCGGCGGCACGCCGCTGCCCGTTTCGACGACCCGTGTGGTTCAGGGCGCTCTCGAGCGCTCCAACGTCTCGGGCGTGGGCGAAATGACCGAAATGATCCGGGTGACGCGGGCCTATTCCTCGCTCGCCGACCTCATGAACAAGCAAGACGAATTGCGCCGCAGCGCCATCCAGCGCCTTGGCGACACTCAGGCCTAA